From a single Eubalaena glacialis isolate mEubGla1 chromosome 15, mEubGla1.1.hap2.+ XY, whole genome shotgun sequence genomic region:
- the LOC133075236 gene encoding E3 ubiquitin-protein ligase Mdm2-like — protein sequence MCNTNMSVSTDGAVSTSQIPASEQETLVRPKPLLLKLLKSVGAQKDTYTMKEDLLGIHGSQVIFYLGQYIMTKRLYDEKQQHIVYCSNDLLGDLFGVPSFSVKEHRKIYTMIYRNLVVVNQQEPSDSGTSVSENRCHLEGGSVQKDLVQELQEEKPSSSDLVSRPSTSSRRRAVSETEENSDELPGERQRKRHKSDNISLSFDESLALCVIREICCERSSSSESTGTPSNPVILSF from the exons ATGTGCAATACCAACATGTCTGTGTCTACTGATGGTGCTGTAAGCACCTCACAGATTCCAGCTTCGGAACAAGAGACCCTGGTTAGACCAAAGCCATTGCTTTTGAAGTTGTTGAAGTCTGTTGGTGCACAGAAGGACACCTATACTATGAAAGAGGACTTATTGGGCATCCATGGATCCCAG GTTATATTTTATCTTGGCCAGTATATTATGACTAAACGATTATATGATGAGAAACAACAGCATATTGTGTATTGTTCAAATGATCTTCTAGGGGATTTGTTTGGAGTGCCAAGCTTCTCTGTGAAAGAGCACaggaaaatatatacaatgaTTTATAGAAACTTGGTGGTAGTCAATCAGCAGGAACCATCAGATTCAGGCACATCTGTGAGTGAAAACAGGTGTCACCTTGAAGGTGGGAGTGTTCAAAAGGACCTTGTGCAAGAGCTACAGGAAGAGAAACCTTCATCTTCAGATTTGGTTTCTAGACCGTCTACCTCATCTAGAAGGAGAGCAGTTAGTGAGACAGAAGAAAATTCAGATGAATTACCTGGTGAACGACAAAGAAAGCGCCACAAATCTGATAATATTTCCCTTTCCTTTGATGAAAGCCTTGCTCTGTGTGTAATAAGGGAGATATGTTGTGAAAGAAGCAGTAGCAGTGAATCGACAGGGACTCCGTCAAATCCGGTAATcctctcattttaa